TATCCGTCACGCTGCTGAGATGGTTGTTGGAAGTGGACAAATGGTGTTGCAATCAGGAAAACACCCTGGTCAGCTAAAGGATGAAGTTTGTTCCCCGGGTGGATCCACTATATGTGGAATTGCAGAACTCGAAAATGGTAAACTAAGGTAAGTTAGACAAAGATCtttaataattgatttgattatgaatacacacataaaattttaatcaatactaTTCACAATAGGCAACCATTTCGCTGAAATGAATGTTGTTTAAGACAAACTATTGTTCTAGCATAATTGTAATAATGTAccgtttttttattacagagCTACATTAATCAATGCAATCGAAGCTtctactaaaaaaaatcaagatctTGGTATTTAAATAGGTTTGATTTCTATCAGGTGTGATTTCCTTGTGAATTGTTACATATTTGTGCTCAGTCTTCTTTTTTAGGATCTAATGGTATTGTCACTATTGGCTCGCTTTAACgccctttaaaaaaatacttgtacttTTGTGTTTATGAATCTCAATTAATATTTGACTCTGAAGCTTTATATAACTTTCATTACCTAAATAATCGCAAAGACACTAACTTAAGTACCTAGTAAGCAAATATCCCAGTAAAAATAAGGGTCTACTTTCACAATACTTCATATTTTACTGTTAATATAGTGCTTACAGATTGGTTTGTGCAATCCAAACGAGACCAGAAATAGTACCAGTCTAAAACCGCATACTTTGTGTCCATGTCACAGCCAACTAGTTTAAAGCCGCTCAACCAACAGCCTAGTCCCTTCACTAAATAGCGCCGTTTAATTAATCAAACAGCTATTTTTTGTAACACGTAGCttgatatttacaataaaaaaggaATCGGGCTACCCAATGGCCTCAGTTCTAACCTAACTTAAAAGATTGACCGAccttaaatttgtattttttatgacgATTCTCGCAttcaggaatttaatcattgtgctGCATGTCGTGgagttttcataaacattcaaggcGCATACACAAAGACAAGCATTCTTGTAACTTGCACGGgcatcaaacccgcgacacgtcgcacataGTGAATCTGGTGTTGTGGCCTCAGCTACTCGTTTGAGGATATTGATTGAACGACGGTTATTGATGTTCAGCTATTGACTGCGGAATCGTTGAGTAAAGCTATTTGGTTGTGACGTGCATATTATTGTGAAGGCtatattcaaaaattattattatttaaattcccGGGTCACGATGCcgcgatgttagttaccgtactcctccgaaacggttcgaccgatttttatgaaattttgtgcacatattgggtaggtctgagaatagaacaacatctatttttcatacccctaagtgataagggttgctcacactaaaaaaaatactttattttttggacgaaattgtttgtttttattttttttataatgtggcattaaaaatatatacaactagaaaaaaatatattcggcaaaacaacgtttgctgggtcagctagtacatAATAAAGAACTACTTGCGCTTTTCGTAGATGGCTTCGCACGCCTACGATTTTGCTGCCGTCAACTTATGTTGAGtgtcttaaaaagtatttagttaaaaaaataagtatttctttgttgattttatcgcggtttaattttagattttagttcccgacgtttcgaaaccttcgcagatatcatggtcacgggcagactgagatggcgttcgtcttgacagaagatgttgctcgttctaccttcatattttaattgtgactgcggcctctcttacatcggtcaaaccaaacgaagcatagggacccgcgttaaagaacacatagctgacgtcaaacaccgccgctcaacgaagtctgcagtcgccgaacatgctgaaggttccagccattatattagatttgaccaaccacagatcctcgctaaagaatccaaattcctacctaggatgtttcgcgaggctattgagattaaaaaacaccctaatttcaatagagaagatggctggaagattttacctacttgggatccaataataaataaactcaaacccaagagcagcgctgcaagacatcaagacacagtgagctcatactgcgtaggtcggaccacaaataattaattaaaatatgaaggtagaacgagcaacatctgtcaagacgaacgccatctcagtctgcccgtgaccatgatacctgcaaaggtttcgaaacgtcgggaaccaaaatctaaaattaaaccgcgataaaatccgtaaaagtagtttcatttcaatgtctaacattcgcgtaaacctaagaaaccactatttctTTGTTATAAAGCACTAAAACATTTTTCGGTATGGTTTTAACGTTATaagtatagttttatattgattaatttttaattttttagtctTATCATCTGTCTAAGGGCTTTTTTATGTTCTAGAATATGCAATAGCCCTGTACAGTATTATTAAACGATTGTACTATGCAAATGAATTAttcttgttaatttaatattcggTAAAGCAGTCTGCGTTTAGGTGAACTGCTTATAGTATCTACTGGTTACCAAAATTTGTTAGATAATGGTATTAGTAATATGAAATGTGATGCTTATAAAgcaatttatcattaaaattcgTTAACCCTGTGTTTGTGccgtttcatatttttattttaaaagatctgAATACAATAGAATACTCTGTTACTTGACAtttgtttaagaatttaatttaatttgtattacaaATACATCACTTTATAGATGAGTTATTTTGAGTGCCTACTATTACATCTTAAAGTAGAATTATTGCCGTATTGGAAGGCAGTCGCTGCTCTACGCTGTACAGTGTGTCACGCTTGCAAAACTGCAGAAATGTTACTTCAAGACGTAATGGTGGACCCACTGCCTTtggtacttaaaacaaaatgttaaaaacttaATGTTATAAAGTTATCTTTTACTACACTTTTTATAAGTTAATAGTAAAGTATTACTCTAGTATTACACATTACATTTGTATTTAGTTATGTACGCTGTAGGTTAAAATCATATTATCCACTTAAGCTGTACCTGGGTACGGTTTCGCTTAGCATAATATTGTCTCCTGTTGTCAGAAATAAACAGCTTTCTTATTTGAACCGgtacttttatttgattttgaaactttttcttTATCTACCAGGACACAGCACtgttaatttgataaaaaaaatgtgtaggaatatacaacatttttatgttagttaTACTTACTGTATTATTAGCGGAGTATTCATTCATAATacagaaagtaaaaaaactCGCAAGTCCAAAAGTAAGACATCAAAATTGTTTGCGACGGTGCAAAATAGACGCTGCGTTGTCTAGCTTCCGCAAGTTGTTTGTAGTGGTTGCTCACTGATACGGTAACAATAGCAACTTAGGATGCGGCTCTTAGTAGTTTCGGCTTCAACTATGCACATACCTCAACACGTTGAAAGCGGagttacttataattaaaatgaaaaaaaaatgtatcaataatgtttttattacaaatgaatAACTGTAAGATAATGTCCACACATCATCAAACTTAACAGGGAAGATTAGGCAGTCTCCTACCCCTACATTTATTTGCCCAACCCACCCAGGCGTTAAATCCATGGActgcaaaaatcttttttgtgcACTGTGAGGCTACTGTAATGTCGTCCAGAAGCAGATCtgtcaaaaacaattatttatttaacatattcaGTTaagtaaactaaaattaaaaaaaaaattgtatacatagaaaataaatattgctaatGAGTGTTTATTTGGTACAGCAGCTATGGAATTTTTATTGACGAAATTATGCCTTTCACGCCAAATATACCTTTGCAGCGTAGGTTGCATCCTTTGCCGGGTTGGTCGCCATTATTGCACCAATAGCGATCGTTTATTTGAAACAACCCGAAGTCTTGGGACCCGTCCCCATTGGCTCGTCCAACGACATCAGTCCTTCTCGTACTTTCTGCTTCAATTAGACACATCCCTAAAAGAGATgacaaaaggaaataaaaaccaTTCGAAACTTTTTCCTGGcttgttaaaaaagtattaaaaacaaaacttacagTCTTTCAGCTGGTCGTGTGGAAAGCCTTGACGCCTTAATTCCCTAACTAGTTCACATTCGGAGAAAGTTTTACCAAGGCTTACAGTTATAAAACATAAACCTACAATTAATATACAGGCACGCGTCATTTCGCTGCTTCGACTTTTCAAGAAATACGCTCACACAGCACTGCACCTATATCGTGTCAAGGGTAACAGTTTTTGAGTTTTTACAAAATTGATGAGGCGGACAACTAATTGATTTGCGAAACCTGTTGAagttaataaaaagttaatactTTAATGCGTATGGCAACATCAAAGACGCGGCTCAGTTATTCCAACTAAGTGGTTTGTAATTAGGTCTGCTGGGTTTTATACTCAACGTATTCGGACTATCCTTGTGTCATAATGGGAAGGAAAAGCTTTCAAAAATTCCATATTTTAGTAACTTAAGTATTCATGGTAAAAACCtatcaaaacaaatacctaCCTATTGCGGTTTTCAGGACGTTACTCCTGTTGGAATACCATTGCCAAGGAATAATGCACCTAACAGTTACAGTCTCGTCAAGAGAATAAAACATTGCATACAGCTTTCTACTTCAAATTTAATACGAAGccttttatttctaaatctcAATAGACCTGATTTCTTACAGATTAGTAACCAAACTTATCCATGTTATTTCTAAACGGGCCCAATGTCCTCGGCTTAGCCAATGAGGATGTCGGTTTTGTTTCATCCAGTGTTGTTGTGTCACCTCAACACCAAAGTTTATCAGAATTGGTCCGGCGGCTGAGCGAGAAGAAATAACAAGCACACACACAGAAATATACACTCATAAACCTTtcgcaataattataattaagctaATTAATATAATGGAGATTATTAAGGGACAAATTTTGCAATTATATTACCATCTTGTAAGTAAATTAGACTACTTAAGTTACATAATTCGTAAATTTTGCTATCTCTAACCTTTGAGTAATTAAgtttgttatcattttaaatacctattattttcaaatatattgtAGACAcacgaaaacaaatgaatataaaaGGTAAATTTGCCCTCCAAAATCTGTGCAGTTTAGTATAACCTTATTGTACATATgtacgtaataataaataaataactttataagcTTCTCGGTAGGTACATAATGTTCGTGAAAACgttaatgacataaaaatcttcAAGATTCACATAATCTCGAAATTCACTGTTCACATCATAAATCTTTTTCCACGGAAAAAGAAGACGTGCTTACTTATCTTCATGAAAAACGTAGATTTTCCTCGTTGTTTGCTGCGGCGTGTACGGGTGATAAGGATGTACGGAGACTGTCCGTTTGGTAAATAAGAACAGAGACATCCGTCGCCTCAGTGAAACACCGATGTCTATGCTCTTGTGGCGAGGCGGAATCTCCATCATCGGCATTTCCTCTTctctattgtttttaaaacaattcaacTTTCGGCAGCTCCTTCGAAAACCGTTGTATGAGATAGTCAGAGCTGTCTGTACACTCGGCAGTCGCCGTAATAACGATTTCTTTGATTTTCCTTCATTTTTCGTCGctagttttttgtatttattggtGATTTTCGTGTCATCAACTTTAGCTGATCTAGAGTAATTCCTTGATGTTTCCGCTGTTTCAATCACAGATATGTCTTCTTCAGACATCactactttgttttattattcacatTTTGTATATACACCGCTCGCTTATCACGCTAGAGTGAGCTCCTGTCTAAGTTTTTGGCATTGATTGAGTGTGACGCAGTCGTCTGAT
This sequence is a window from Trichoplusia ni isolate ovarian cell line Hi5 chromosome 8, tn1, whole genome shotgun sequence. Protein-coding genes within it:
- the LOC113496806 gene encoding lysozyme-like; protein product: MTRACILIVGLCFITVSLGKTFSECELVRELRRQGFPHDQLKDWMCLIEAESTRRTDVVGRANGDGSQDFGLFQINDRYWCNNGDQPGKGCNLRCKDLLLDDITVASQCTKKIFAVHGFNAWVGWANKCRGRRLPNLPC